A genome region from Portunus trituberculatus isolate SZX2019 chromosome 18, ASM1759143v1, whole genome shotgun sequence includes the following:
- the LOC123505601 gene encoding ATP synthase mitochondrial F1 complex assembly factor 1-like isoform X2, producing the protein MLGVARRVCAAGQAAVTIMSKQPVSTSSYAMVKAIEELEKNPYFGKYAGKIAKFQKESPEEFLEKFAKNKEVKQSEPGGHSFTKVAEKGKEVVPKSAYSFAPQKKLESILKTDLLQGKTNQEVAYIWTEHFRQKDAVCGVISSDTYDKQYEVSMKYSCAYKENAPECLTLVHYPDLKEERGIVFMHGEYNKDILNAFEAQFLVNQLQLYYGGGDKERTALLEKFHHSPGQFKHMELVEHLEKLDLSVLSNKSDKEQQ; encoded by the exons ATGCTTGGTGTGGCTCGACGAGTGTGTGCCGCAGGACAAGCTGCAGTAACCATCATGAGCAAACAACCAGTCAGTACCTCCAGCTATGCCATGGTTAAGGCCATCGAGGAGCTGGAGAAGAACCCTTACTTTGGAAAATATGCTGGCAAGATTGCAAAGTTTCAAAA AGAATCTCCAGAAGAATTCCTTGAAAAGTTTGCCAAGAATAAGGAGGTGAAGCAGAGTGAGCCAGGCGGCCACAGCTTCACCAAGGTGGCAGAAAAGGGCAAGGAGGTGGTGCCCAAGAGTGCCTATAGCTTTGCTCCTCAGAAG AAACTGGAGAGCATCTTGAAGACAGACCTCCTGCAGGGGAAAACTAATCAGGAAGTGGCTTAT ATCTGGACAGAGCACTTCCGCCAGAAGGACGCAGTGTGTGGGGTGATCTCCAGCGATACATATGACAAACAGTATGAAGTGTCCATGAAATACTCCTGT GCATACAAAGAGAATGCCCCAGAATGCCTCACACTGGTCCACTACCCTGACCTGAAGGAGGAGCGAGGCATTGTATTCATGCATGGCGAATACAACAAAGACATACTG AATGCATTTGAGGCCCAGTTTCTGGTAAATCAACTTCAGCtgtattatggtggtggtgacaaggaACGGACAGCATTACTGGAAAAGTTTCACCACAGTCCAGGTCAGTTCAAGCACATGGAGCTAGTGGAGCACCTGGAGAAGCTGGATCTTAGTGTGCTCTCAAACAAATCTGACAAAGAGCAACaataa
- the LOC123505601 gene encoding ATP synthase mitochondrial F1 complex assembly factor 1-like isoform X3 — translation MLGVARRVCAAGQAAVTIMSKQPVSTSSYAMVKAIEELEKNPYFGKYAGKIAKFQKESPEEFLEKFAKNKEVKQSEPGGHSFTKVAEKGKEVVPKSAYSFAPQKKLESILKTDLLQGKTNQEVAYFVLPLPRDKGYEFIILQFAGHEVHFTSLVNYQAYKENAPECLTLVHYPDLKEERGIVFMHGEYNKDILNAFEAQFLVNQLQLYYGGGDKERTALLEKFHHSPGQFKHMELVEHLEKLDLSVLSNKSDKEQQ, via the exons ATGCTTGGTGTGGCTCGACGAGTGTGTGCCGCAGGACAAGCTGCAGTAACCATCATGAGCAAACAACCAGTCAGTACCTCCAGCTATGCCATGGTTAAGGCCATCGAGGAGCTGGAGAAGAACCCTTACTTTGGAAAATATGCTGGCAAGATTGCAAAGTTTCAAAA AGAATCTCCAGAAGAATTCCTTGAAAAGTTTGCCAAGAATAAGGAGGTGAAGCAGAGTGAGCCAGGCGGCCACAGCTTCACCAAGGTGGCAGAAAAGGGCAAGGAGGTGGTGCCCAAGAGTGCCTATAGCTTTGCTCCTCAGAAG AAACTGGAGAGCATCTTGAAGACAGACCTCCTGCAGGGGAAAACTAATCAGGAAGTGGCTTAT TTTGTGCTCCCCCTACCTAGAGACAAGGGTTATGAATTCATCATATTACAGTTTGCTGGTCATGAAGTCcatttcacttcacttgttAATTATCAG GCATACAAAGAGAATGCCCCAGAATGCCTCACACTGGTCCACTACCCTGACCTGAAGGAGGAGCGAGGCATTGTATTCATGCATGGCGAATACAACAAAGACATACTG AATGCATTTGAGGCCCAGTTTCTGGTAAATCAACTTCAGCtgtattatggtggtggtgacaaggaACGGACAGCATTACTGGAAAAGTTTCACCACAGTCCAGGTCAGTTCAAGCACATGGAGCTAGTGGAGCACCTGGAGAAGCTGGATCTTAGTGTGCTCTCAAACAAATCTGACAAAGAGCAACaataa
- the LOC123505601 gene encoding ATP synthase mitochondrial F1 complex assembly factor 1-like isoform X1 → MLGVARRVCAAGQAAVTIMSKQPVSTSSYAMVKAIEELEKNPYFGKYAGKIAKFQKESPEEFLEKFAKNKEVKQSEPGGHSFTKVAEKGKEVVPKSAYSFAPQKKLESILKTDLLQGKTNQEVAYIWTEHFRQKDAVCGVISSDTYDKQYEVSMKYSCFVLPLPRDKGYEFIILQFAGHEVHFTSLVNYQAYKENAPECLTLVHYPDLKEERGIVFMHGEYNKDILNAFEAQFLVNQLQLYYGGGDKERTALLEKFHHSPGQFKHMELVEHLEKLDLSVLSNKSDKEQQ, encoded by the exons ATGCTTGGTGTGGCTCGACGAGTGTGTGCCGCAGGACAAGCTGCAGTAACCATCATGAGCAAACAACCAGTCAGTACCTCCAGCTATGCCATGGTTAAGGCCATCGAGGAGCTGGAGAAGAACCCTTACTTTGGAAAATATGCTGGCAAGATTGCAAAGTTTCAAAA AGAATCTCCAGAAGAATTCCTTGAAAAGTTTGCCAAGAATAAGGAGGTGAAGCAGAGTGAGCCAGGCGGCCACAGCTTCACCAAGGTGGCAGAAAAGGGCAAGGAGGTGGTGCCCAAGAGTGCCTATAGCTTTGCTCCTCAGAAG AAACTGGAGAGCATCTTGAAGACAGACCTCCTGCAGGGGAAAACTAATCAGGAAGTGGCTTAT ATCTGGACAGAGCACTTCCGCCAGAAGGACGCAGTGTGTGGGGTGATCTCCAGCGATACATATGACAAACAGTATGAAGTGTCCATGAAATACTCCTGT TTTGTGCTCCCCCTACCTAGAGACAAGGGTTATGAATTCATCATATTACAGTTTGCTGGTCATGAAGTCcatttcacttcacttgttAATTATCAG GCATACAAAGAGAATGCCCCAGAATGCCTCACACTGGTCCACTACCCTGACCTGAAGGAGGAGCGAGGCATTGTATTCATGCATGGCGAATACAACAAAGACATACTG AATGCATTTGAGGCCCAGTTTCTGGTAAATCAACTTCAGCtgtattatggtggtggtgacaaggaACGGACAGCATTACTGGAAAAGTTTCACCACAGTCCAGGTCAGTTCAAGCACATGGAGCTAGTGGAGCACCTGGAGAAGCTGGATCTTAGTGTGCTCTCAAACAAATCTGACAAAGAGCAACaataa